The proteins below come from a single Mya arenaria isolate MELC-2E11 chromosome 8, ASM2691426v1 genomic window:
- the LOC128243052 gene encoding oncoprotein-induced transcript 3 protein-like isoform X2, with protein sequence MCKAEFNGTHFVSVIALSECGTTVSIQNDTVTFYNELIVRKVADDIQDVNSDSDVTYGSDYETVIPVQCIYPRHSNVSSSYIPVKQNVRFFEKHYGNLDVYMQQFDSQDFKFTIPVDGSPRKVPLNDDLYIRVGLNFDPDDVRVKADQCIATSTPNPADSHWRQLINDGCPVNNVRLLTASDSSDVKFTLKAFDFRHNASGFVYLHCQVSICGAVDDGCRMGCGARVKRSASGSDGTLLVSTGPFYVERRNQNNAVEEPLTAQTIVAAVCFLVAIVAVIMAVIGWKRPRDPKSTNF encoded by the exons ATGTGTAAAGCGGAGTTCAACGGAACCCATTTCGTGAGCGTCATCGCCCTATCCGAGTGTGGTACCACCGTCAGCATCCAAAATGATACCGTCACTTTCTACAACGAGCTTATAGTTCGAAAAGTTGCAGACGACATCCAAGACGTCAACTCTGACAGTGACGTCACATATGGATCGGATTATGAGACTGTGATCCCCGTTCAGTGTATTTACCCCAGGCACAGTAACGTCTCATCGAGCTACATCCCCGTGAAGCAAAACGTACGCTTTTTTGAGAAGCATTACGGAAACCTTGACGTATACATGCAACAGTTTGATTCTCAGGATTTCAAATTCACAATTCCGGTTGACGGGTCCCCGAGAAAAGTGCCGCTTAATGACGATTTGTACATCAGGGTGGGGCTGAACTTTGACCCCGATGACGTTAGAGTGAAGGCAGACCAATGTATTGCCACGTCCACGCCCAACCCTGCCGACTCCCACTGGCGACAGCTGATCAATGACGG ATGCCCAGTCAACAACGTGCGCCTTTTAACAGCGAGCGACTCAAGTGACGTGAAGTTCACGTTAAAGGCGTTTGACTTCCGGCACAACGCTTCCGGTTTCGTCTATCTCCATTGTCAGGTTTCAATTTGTGGGGCGGTGGACGATGGATGCCGTATGGGCTGTGGTGCACGTGTTAAACGATCTGCTTCCGGAAGTGATGGAACGCTGTTGGTATCCACCGGTCCGTTCTATGTGGAACGGCGCAATCAGAACAATGCTGTCGAAG aacCGCTGACAGCACAAACGATAGTTGCAGCAGTTTGTTTTCTGGTTGCCATAGTAGCAGTGATCATGGCCGTGATTGGCTGGAAGAGACCACGTGACCCAAAATCAACCAACTTCTGA
- the LOC128243052 gene encoding oncoprotein-induced transcript 3 protein-like isoform X1, producing MCKAEFNGTHFVSVIALSECGTTVSIQNDTVTFYNELIVRKVADDIQDVNSDSDVTYGSDYETVIPVQCIYPRHSNVSSSYIPVKQNVRFFEKHYGNLDVYMQQFDSQDFKFTIPVDGSPRKVPLNDDLYIRVGLNFDPDDVRVKADQCIATSTPNPADSHWRQLINDGCPVNNVRLLTASDSSDVKFTLKAFDFRHNASGFVYLHCQVSICGAVDDGCRMGCGARVKRSASGSDGTLLVSTGPFYVERRNQNNAVEEFAIPVSFVFDMYVLKYSHRCLSIPRTADSTNDSCSSLFSGCHSSSDHGRDWLEETT from the exons ATGTGTAAAGCGGAGTTCAACGGAACCCATTTCGTGAGCGTCATCGCCCTATCCGAGTGTGGTACCACCGTCAGCATCCAAAATGATACCGTCACTTTCTACAACGAGCTTATAGTTCGAAAAGTTGCAGACGACATCCAAGACGTCAACTCTGACAGTGACGTCACATATGGATCGGATTATGAGACTGTGATCCCCGTTCAGTGTATTTACCCCAGGCACAGTAACGTCTCATCGAGCTACATCCCCGTGAAGCAAAACGTACGCTTTTTTGAGAAGCATTACGGAAACCTTGACGTATACATGCAACAGTTTGATTCTCAGGATTTCAAATTCACAATTCCGGTTGACGGGTCCCCGAGAAAAGTGCCGCTTAATGACGATTTGTACATCAGGGTGGGGCTGAACTTTGACCCCGATGACGTTAGAGTGAAGGCAGACCAATGTATTGCCACGTCCACGCCCAACCCTGCCGACTCCCACTGGCGACAGCTGATCAATGACGG ATGCCCAGTCAACAACGTGCGCCTTTTAACAGCGAGCGACTCAAGTGACGTGAAGTTCACGTTAAAGGCGTTTGACTTCCGGCACAACGCTTCCGGTTTCGTCTATCTCCATTGTCAGGTTTCAATTTGTGGGGCGGTGGACGATGGATGCCGTATGGGCTGTGGTGCACGTGTTAAACGATCTGCTTCCGGAAGTGATGGAACGCTGTTGGTATCCACCGGTCCGTTCTATGTGGAACGGCGCAATCAGAACAATGCTGTCGAAG AATTTGCCATTCCGGTTTCATTTGTGTTTGACATGTACGTATTGAAGTATTCCCACAGGTGCTTGAGTATACCTAG aacCGCTGACAGCACAAACGATAGTTGCAGCAGTTTGTTTTCTGGTTGCCATAGTAGCAGTGATCATGGCCGTGATTGGCTGGAAGAGACCACGTGA